The Nocardiopsis composta genome includes the window CCGAGTCGGTCAGGCCGTCGACGACGACCTCCTCGGGGACCTCGGGGTGGTCCAGCCACCACTCGCCGGCGGCCTGGACCATCCCGACCACCGCGTGCGCGGCGATCTGCGCGCGCAGCGGGTCGGGGATGTGGCCCTCGGCGACGAGCATCCCGGCCAGTTCCTCGCCGAGGCGGCGGACCATCATCCCCACGTCGCCGCGGGTCTTCGGGTCCTCGGAGGTGGCCCGGTCCATCAGGAACCGGTAGAGGTTCAGGTTGCGCCCGATCATCTGCAGGTAGGCGCCGACGGTGGCGCGGGCGCGCAGCCGCAGCGTCTCCCGGCCGTGCAGCTCGGAGCGGATCCGCTCGATGAGCGGGTCGACATGCCGCTCGGCCAGCGAGCGGTACAGCCCGCCCTTGTCGCCGAAGTGGCGGTAGAGGATGGGCTTGCTGATCCCGGCCTCCGCGGCGATCGCCGACATCGGCGCGTCCGGGCCGTCGCGCTGGATCACCCGGTCGGCGGCGTCCAGGATGGCGCGGCGCCGCTCCGGGCTGCGGCCGCGGGCGGGCTTGGTCTGCTGTGCGGGTTCGAGGGCCACAGCGCACCACGTTAACCGGGCCGCCACCGGGAGTGCACCCGGCGGCGGCCGCTGACCGGGCGCTACACCGCGGCGGAGAACGCCGCCGTGTCCACGATGATCCAGATCGACGTGGCGGCGGCGATCAGCGCCCCCTCGTGGTCGTACAGGGCGGTGGCGGTGAGGACCTTGCGGCCGTCGTCGGCGTGCAGCCGCCGCCCGGTGACCACGTGCTCGCGGCCCACCTGCGGCGGGCGCAGCACCTCGGCGGTCATCCGGCCGAGCAGCATCGGCCGCTCCAGGATGTCGGTGGACCATCCGCCGGGGCAGTCCAGCGCGGCCCAGGCGGCCTCGGTGCCCGCGTATCGCGTGCCCGGCACCGCCAGCGAGGGGTCGGGCGTCCACGGCGCGGCGACCAGGCCCCCGTCCGAACCGGGCACCGGGCCGGCGAAGATCCGCAGGCCGTCGCCTGCCTCCCGGTCCGTCCCGCACACGAAGCAGGTGGGGAACGGGTGGCCGGAGAACCCCCGGTAGCCCCGGGAGGCCTCCCGGGCGAGCGGCGCCGGAACCCGCTCGGCCAGGGCCTGCACCGCCCCGGCGGGCACCGGGTCCACCGTGGCGACGGTGTCGTCCCCGTTCCGCAGCAGCAGCCCCGGCCCGTCCTCGGGTTCCACCGCCATCGCGGTGTCCAGCGGCGGCGGCTTGCGCAGCGTCACCCGCGCCGCGGGGGCGCCGAGGCGGGCGGCCAGCAGGCCGGCGATGTGGCCGCCGTTGGCGGAGCGCGGAGGCCCGTTGAAGCGGTGGTCCACGGTCAGCTTGTCGGGGGCGGTACTGCCCGGAATGTCGGTCATGGGGTCAGCGTATGCACCGCCTCACCCGCGCCCCCGCGCCGCCCCCGCCGCTTCCTCCGCGATCAGGGCATCGGTGCGCAGCCGGCCGGACAGCGCGAGGAAGGCGGTGAACGCCCCGGTCACCAGCCACGACGTCCACCCGGTCGGGCCGGCGTGCACCGGGTCGGGCGGCAGCGAGGCGTCCCCCAGCAGCCAGGGCAGCCGCACCCCGGCGGTGCTGACGAAGGCGTGCGCCAGGACCACCGGGTAGACCGACCCGGAGGCGATCCGCGGCCAGGCCAAGACCGGCACCGGC containing:
- a CDS encoding TetR/AcrR family transcriptional regulator; the encoded protein is MALEPAQQTKPARGRSPERRRAILDAADRVIQRDGPDAPMSAIAAEAGISKPILYRHFGDKGGLYRSLAERHVDPLIERIRSELHGRETLRLRARATVGAYLQMIGRNLNLYRFLMDRATSEDPKTRGDVGMMVRRLGEELAGMLVAEGHIPDPLRAQIAAHAVVGMVQAAGEWWLDHPEVPEEVVVDGLTDSVVGAIAQGGGPPG